AAATATGAGGATAAGATGTATTCAGGTATCCTAAAGGATAAAACAGCTTCCATCTTGGTTCAGACATGATCATTGGATGCTACATTACAATTATCTACAAGTTATATAACCCACATAGCTACATCCGGCAAAGGGTTGTTTCCACCAACATTTCTTACCTATTCTATCAATATCCTCTCCATGAATTTTATTCTTCCCAATTCCTACAGGTGATGGGCTAGAAACTGTTTTACCAGCTTTCGCAAGATTCCCTCACCAACTAAAAAGCTGCTCCAAAAAGCAGAACTACTCAAATCTTATTCCCTTGAAAAAAATGTTTTCTCACAATTGAAGAGCTACGATTAATCATCAAAACACAAGACACCATACTCGCTAGTCATTGGCAGGAAATTAATCAAAACAGTAGCGGACACAAAAACAAGCTGTAAATCTGTATCTTTTTTGAGCCCGTTTCCCATTACCAAACACTCAAAAGAAGTTGATACTCTCAGCCCAGTCCATCAATCCATCACAATCCCAGTAAATCATCACTCAACAATCTTGAAAACCGCAGATTAGCATCATAAATCTGAATTACGTATACTGAAATCTTAATTCAGGATTTAGCAATATTAAATCAGACTTATCCCAGAAGCCCACAAGTTGAATTTAGGAAGAAACAGTAGAATCCaccaataaaaatgaaaaaaattggagAGAGAGGAACCTGAATTGGATTGGTGAGAAGAAGAGAATttgccaaaagaagaagcagagAGGAATCCCTGAAGCAAGAAAAGGGCAGTGAGCACGTTGAATAAGCAGACAACAATGGTAGCATGCTTGAAGCTTAGCCATCTTAATTTCCACCACTGCTGGACTTGATGTGCTTTTTCCATCATCAACCCCTTCAATTGACTCCCACAGGACCCTGTTTCTTTTGCCCCTTCAGCGTTTGTTTCTGTTTCCTTACTCCTTACAACCTTTTAACAAAAGGAATACCTTGGAAGTTTTGGAAAATTGCACAAGAACCCTGCTGAAAATTCATAGCCCATTTCGATCGTATTTTtgggaaatttttgaaaaaaaaaattactatggTATTTTTGAGGATGCCATGTATATAAGATAAGTATATAGGATAAAATGGTTATTAAATATTGCATCAAAAGAATATTCATAAATATTGTAAAAAAATTTCCATAAAAATTCATAATCCAAACAACACGAATCTTCCTCCGATTTCATTTAAAGTGTTATGTCTTGGATATTTTTTAATAATGGAGAAGGTTGGATTCGATTGGGTGGTAAAGTggcaaaaaaaattactgttttTTTTCTATATTTACCTTTATTTTATGTTAGactcaaatttgaattttggaTTTTAGAaggcaaatttggaagcaaaAGTACTAACTTTACAATCTTTTTAAAAGATCAGAATCTAACATTACAATCGCTTCACTATTCTTAAAATATTAGAATCctcaaatatgaaaaataaataaatttttttgagatGCTGGGAGTAATCAAATGTAATTATACAAATGAGATTCAATTCTAACTTTACTCACCGATTTATAAACTATTACCATAAATTAGtagccctcggccacctttttttttttttttttcctttgtcccTTTTTGAATTTGTGGATTTTTGTAATTAAATTTCTACTATATAACTATAGCACCAAATGCATCTTATTCCACCCAAGACTATCAGCctcttatttttaatttggtaaGACAACACATAGTTTCTGGCAATTTTTCACTTCGAACTTAGTCCCTCGTATTACAGCGAAACCTTTTCAGAAGACcagaacgaaaaaaaaaaaaagatagtggTTGATAGCGGATTGTCGCAAAGGATGAAAGCATGGGTGAGCCAATTGGGTACAAGAGGAAGTGTTCATTTAACGTAAGAGGAAGTTTTCATTCCAATCGAAAGGACAAGTTACTAGCATATGTAGAATTTCTCAGGGGGTAGATGATGAGATGAAGAGAAACCAGAACTACAGATTTCATTTCACTGTCATCCAAGCAGCTTTTGCAAGCAAATAACCAATGAAACAGCATTGAATGCTGCCAGAACTTACTAGCAATCTGAAATCCAAAGAGTCATCAACATCTTTCATTTATAGgaataaacaaaaaattaaaaacccACGGTACAGCCATTACAGTATCTGTAAAGACATCCCATGCATCCAATCTAAAAAGTCATGCAAAATATTTATCAGCCAGCACACCCTTTGGCAAGATATGCTAGTGCAAAAGGCCCCCTCTAAAGGCAGCAAAATACCCCTTGCAGCAGTCAACCCCAACAGGAGATCTGTTTAATCATATTTCTTCATAGTATTCATACCCTATGCAATAATTTGCAGATTCAAAAACAGCAAGCGACAGGAGTTAAGGAGAAGTCAACATTCTCAACACAGTTCAGGATAACAGCAATGAAGATGCTTGTGCCGGTCGGAACCCTGGTACACAAAACAAGTTACAGTACTGTTGCTTTTACATGGTAAAATTCCATCTGCAAGCCAAAAAAGAAAGCATCAGCAGACAGAAATTATGCCCAAACTTATTTTTCAATAACATATTTATCTACTGTACGCTCGGTAACTATTTATCTCATATGTAGAGTGGAACGGCATAAATATACAACCACAAAATCCAACAAACACTAAAGGGCCCATTTGGTAttcatagtgaaattactaagAAATAAAAATCTTCAATGAAGAGTATCATTTCAAGACAAAACTAACACCTGCGTGATACGCAAGAAAAGCCAAGGGCATCAAAATTgcaagaaagaaacagaggtGCAAGAAAGTCAGTAGAGTAGAGAACCatcaaaattgcaaaataatCTAATTACAGGTACATTTATTTGCACAGTAGAAAGTATAAACAACTTGCATTAGAAAGAACCCATACTTTCCATTGTCATAAGCCATGGTTAAACTAATTATAAGCATTAGGACAAACCATGTACTGTACTAACAGAAGAGCTCAACCAAGAGAGACCCAAAAAGTAAGAACAATAACATTGAGGAAGACCACTTCAGAATTGAACATTGATCAGTCacactgaaaaagaaaaatcatcatctGCTCATGAAGAACAAGCAGAAATCAGACTCATAAATGTTCATGATGCAAAGCCTAGTTTTAATCATCAAAGTTAGGCTGACCATTCAATTGTCTATCTGGGCAATCACATATTTAGCAACACAATGTTCTATCATAATTGCAAGAACCATCAAAGTTAGGCTGACCATTCAATTGTCTATCTGGGCAATCACATATTTAGCAACATAGTGTTCTATCATAACTGCAAGAATCTTAGCCAACAAAGCACTTTTTTTAGAAGATCACATTATTTCCAAAGGTCAACTACATATGTAAAAGCAGCATTAGTGATAGTTACCCCGACTTTAAACATTTATTATCCAGAGTTAAACTTGTGACCTTTTTGAGAACCCAAAGCCAACTGCCAAGTCACTGTTGCAACAAAACGTCAAGCCTCAAGTTCAAGCGAAATTAGTGATAAGGTAACCAAATTTAAAGGGGAGAAATTCAGGTTAACCTCAACACTTTCAGCAAATCGGGAACTACTTCTTCCCTAGCAGTTCAGCTAGATTAAATAAAAACATATCAGAACTTAGCAAATAATGCAACTACAATCAAATAAACACTTTCGATAGGCCTCAGGAAGTTAATATTTCAAGTAAATGCAAACTTGAAGTGACAAAGTACAGTTTAGTTTAATTCAATACCAAATTCTGCAGAAGATCTTGCAGCCACTTTCTGTTTGTTTAAATGACTTTGATAAGCATATGTTGGTCTGCATATGCTTCAAGCAACATGCAACACCGTCCACAACTTCATGGATCTTTAAAGAATCTCCGTTATTAGCTTTACCAAAGCCAATATGAGATTCTTGAAAGCTCCACCATAGATCTTCTTTTCATTTCTTaagtaaatattttataaaaaattgagAAGGGAAGGAACAAGAAGGAAGTGGCAATGCTGATGGAAATCAAATCCTGTTTTAAGAAAGGAACAATGATTTGAGGGTAACTAACTATAGAGATTCTTTAGAGGTTCCACAACTTGGGAAAATTAGCCATGTGATGTATCTTTTACTTATTTAAGTTGCCAATATATTTAGGGTGGTCAATGCAATACAACTGGACAACTTttggaagaaaaaggaaaaagaaaaagaaaaagaaaagatcaacTAAGAACTACCATTCCACATTGTCAACGAGGACTTATGATACCTTTTTGTTTACACCCAGTTGTGCTTTCATATATGCTATACATATGCAGAAGAGTTGAAATGAGCAAGTAGTTTTCTCCATTCTTGTATGGTCATCCAAGGTTAGCGTATGGAGATCTCATTACCACTCCAAAGAGGGTTGTGATAAAGCATCGGACAGGGGATCTAAGGAGGGCTACAATGACATAATCTAAAGTACACTGCAGTAAAGAAGTCATTGACTCAATTTGGACTTTTTGTTCTGAGATCTGAATGACTTTGTTCATTTGGGCTTATTTTCCACAGTATGGAGTCATTTCTGCTGCCGGTCTCTATCTGGTTGGTTGGCCTTTGCCACACAGGCCACCTCACTCCCATCATATGATGATATACTAGAAAGAGATCCTGCTCAGAATTTCAACCTAAGTACATGCATGTTTATCCAAGTATAAGTTTTTGCAAATGTTACTCTTGCCTTGCAAACTTTTGTAATTTGCCCCACAGGTTCCATATGTTGCTATCTTTCCCTAAAAATCCACATTCCGGCATTACTTGTACTAGAGCATGCTAATTGTTCAGTACAATTTTGAATACCCTTATTCGTGTTCCTAGACAATCAACAAGTTTCAATGTTTGATTGCCTTGTCTTAGCAACCTTCTTTTTATTTAGGCACTTTAAAGAAGAATTAACATCTCAGCCATTTCTTCATTCAACATTTTAGGACGACAGAAATATGGCGAACACAAACTTCAATAGCTTACAACACTATACAAGAGGCAACACTACAGGGTTGCTGGTTTCCATAACCATAACCTTAAGAGTTTGCATCAAAATTGTCGAGCCTGTATGAACTGGGGGGACTTTAGCACCATCTTATCCTACAACAGCAATTACTGAAGTATTAAATTATGCACAACTGACAAATAGCAGTCAACCCCAACCGCAACACTCAAATTTCTGAAATAACTACAACTTACTAACCCAGAGTCAAAAAATTGTAATCATTCCCCACAAATAAcataaaagaattaaaagcaaATTATAAACTGAAATGTAACTTCTTCACAAACAAAAAGTTGTGTTGAGGTGCTTTCACTTGCTTTTGGAAGAAGCTGATTCTGAGAAATAGTTTTCAAGCTGCAATCATTGTTAGAGTTTAgcttttaatattttcaaacaaaaaacaaGCTTTCCATATTAAATAGCTTGATGAAAGTATCTGTAAAGTAGCTAAACTAGATGAGAATAAGACCACAATATCAACTACAACAAGTAAATTCCCTTTCCCACTCAACCGGAAAACCAAAAACCAGAAGATGCATCACAGAAACGCATGGTAGCGAGAAAAGGGCCCCTGCATATGTAAATTTAATGCAGAAGTATCCACATTAGATTTGTAAAGAAATGACAAATCAAAAGGTCATAAGCAGTATCTAGAGATACATTAAAGTTCTCCCAGAACATTTAAGTACAAGAAGTCATAGAAACTTTAGTAAGTGAAAATAAGTCATACAACCCATAATTCTTCAGAGTTCAGAGGAAACACAAAAACTACTACTGACAAAAATGAGTGTACCTTAGTGCATTATGGCTTCAAATGGTGGCCCCGCATCCTAAAGAAACAGACACCGAATCCAATTACTTATCGTACATGGGAAGTTTTCCTGTCCACTCATCAGCGATCCCATAATCGAGGCTAATTTCCCTTAAAGGAGGAATGTTCTCCATCGCAAACAACATGAGGTGAGGGAAAGAGACATTATCATGATCATAGAGTACTGGCTGTACCAAAGCATTTGGATTCGAGTTGTGGCTTATGTAACAGGCTACGTTCCTCAGTCTTGATACATCCATTGCAAAGTCCAGTGGAGGAATTGATGGATATTCTGGACGCTTATAATCAGGAAATATATCAGTTAAGTCTCCCCACTCGGCCCACCTATCAGGAAAGCGACTAGGATAAACCAAGCTGTCTCCATTCATGGTGAAAATCTGAGCTTGCTCGCGCGTAAGAACAATTCCTGCGAATTCACAAATAAATGCACCAGCCTGGATCAAATCCAACGATCTAACTCCCCAGCCAGTCTTCCTGGACCTAAAAACTTCCAATCTATTCCTAACACCTCTCTGGCTCACCCGATTCCGACATGTTGCAGGACAACGACAATCTGGCCCACATTCAAAGATTACTGGCTTTCCCTTCAACAAAATCCCATTTTCTTCATATGCAAAATCGCCTCCATTTTTCACAGCACAAAAGCAACCATCAAAACAATCACCCACACAATCGCACCCTGTCCCATTCTTGCCATGCTTGTATACATGGAGCGGGAAGACAGTTGACAGAAGATACTCATAAAAGACAGGTGCATTATTATTATCCACGTCATTAAACAGAAAAACAGGCACCTTCTCGTTCTTCATTGACAAGTCAAGACTAACATACCCTTTTGGCCTTGCCTCTAACGGCCTAGTCCTAAGAGTCTGCGCAAACCTGAGAATAGAGCTACCCATTTCCGGTTGATTCTCAATTCTAGCAAGCTTATACTTAAAAACCCCAAACCCTGATTTCCCCACATCAAACCAACAAGTAACAACCCTATATAAACCATCATAAACATAAACTTTACCACTAACACTGCCCTCATATTTAAAACCACGAATTACCCTTACCTCAATGCCATAGTACATGCTCCTCTCCAGTGCCAAATTCCCACATTCCAGCTTCTGATTCGTACATTGCCTGTTCTGCTTGTCCTGTCCACCATGTCCAGTGTAAATTATCTCATCTCCAGTGTCTACATCATCCTCGTAGCCTCCTGAAACAATCACACTTGTTGCTATAGGCTCTCCATTTGAGCCCTGACTTGCTGACAGATAATCAATGCCAGCCCGAGCCCGCCCATGTAATCCAATTACACATAATTCCATCCTGAAAAAAAACAAATCCCCAATCTCCACGCCAGGGATTGTGCCCACAATCCTTCTATCACAATTTAACCACAACCCACGTTGCTTCAACAATGCAGCTGCTTTTAAGTCCCCTCTAGTCCTCCTATGAGGAACCAAATCCCCCCTATGTTTTTCATCCTCCGCGATAGCCAAAACACGAATCGCATCATAAAGCATTCTCGTCCTTCTCACTAAATTCCTAAAATACTGCAAATCATCCACACTAAGATCCGTCACGCGGACTAACTTCGCTGACCTCTGAGAATATTTCCTCCGCGAAACCACAGCGTTCAACAGCTGGTTCTCATTCTCAGAATTTAAAGGCAGAATTGCTCTCGGGATTTCAGAGTCCTCAAATTCAGCAACCTCTCCATTCCTTTCTTCTCCTTCAGCAAAAGCGTTGCCAAAAAGCCCTGTAAGACGATAAAATTCCGAATAAACATTCAACGAATCATTGAAGGAAGAAGGTACGGGTTCTTGGTTGTTGGCAGTAGCGCTAGGGGTAGCGGGTGTAATGGGGATGGTTGGAGATGGGGTTATGGTGAAAGTTGAGCTGGAATTAAGGTTGCTTGGAGGGTTTACGTAAAATGGCAAAGGCGTTTGATAATGGGCTACTGGGGGTTCATCCAAAAGTTCATCAAGAGGTTCAAGTGTGGGTTCTTTTCTGGGGATAATTAAAGGGTTTGGAATGGAAGCAGAAATTGAGGAAGATGGTGCAAGAGGGTCTCGGATGGAAGCAGAAATTGAAGAAGACGGTCCAAGACGGAGATCCAAGTCTTCAATTGGGATAAGAGAACCcatgtttttttccttttcttttttcaccttTTTGCTAGTGGAAAAATCAAGCAAaagatgagttttttttttttgacagctTTTGGGTAGTGAGGTAGTTTGGTGAGATGGGTTTTGTTAGctcatgaaattcatgtaaagagATTTTTAGGAAATGGTGATGGTGGGAGGTGGTAGGTTTTTGCAGAGGTGTATGAGTTTGTTTTCGTCGAGGTGAGGAGTGAAAGAGCGAGTGAAGTGAGGAAAGGGGCTTTTTGCGAAATGGGAAAGGGATTAAAGGATGGAGACAAATAATACAACCCCCATATAAAGCGACGGAAGAGTTTAAGCGATAAATTTATTTCTCACATCTTCTGGACACCAGTACTTAAATAAATTGTCACAACTGGCAATACAATATGGTAATAGAAGTCAAAGAATTGGTACTCACTCTTTTGATAAAATCCAAAGGTATCATGGCACGGCGTACCTCCTCAGATTCCTTCATGTGCCTAAGTAAAACTGCATTTTTAGGATAGAGAAATGTATTACTGAATAAGCAAGATAGCAGTCCATAAAATGAGATAAGTACCAAGAAAATAACGAAAATTTTCAAAGAGCATCAACATAAATAACTATTTCCAGACAAAGTAATGCTACTAAACAAAATATGAGGATAAGATGTATTCATTTATCCTAAAGTCTAAAACAGCTTCAATCTTGGTTCAGAAATGATGATTGGATGCTACATTACAATTATCTACAAGTTATATAAGCCACATAGCTACATCCAGCAAAGGGTTGTTTCCACCAAAATTTCTTACCTATTCTATCAATATCCTCTCAATGGATTTTATTCTTCCCAATTCCTACAGGTGATGGGCTAGAAACTGTTTTACCAGCTTTCAAAAGATTCCCTCACCGACTCAAAAGCTGCTCCAAAAAGCAGAGCTACTCAAATCTTATTCCCTTAAAAAGAAATGTTTTCTCACAATTGAAGAGCTACGATTAATCATGAAAACGCAAGACACCATACTCACTAGTCATTGGCAGCAAATTCATCAAAACAGTAGCGGACACAAAAACAAGCTGTAAATCTGCATCTTTTTAAAGCCCTTTTCCCATTACCAACCACTCAAAAGAAGTTGATATTCTCTACCCAGTCCATCAATTGATCATAATCCCAGAAATTATCACTTAACAATCTTGAAAACCGCAGATTAGCATCATAAACCCAAATTAAGTATACTGAAATCTTAATTCAAGATTTAGCAATCTTATATCAGACTTATTCCGGAAGCCCACAAGTTGAATTTAGGAAGAAACAGTAGAATCCaccaataaaatgaaaatattgGAGAGAAAGAGGAACCTGAATTGGGTTGGTGAGAAGAAGAGAACTGGCCAAATGAAGAAGCAGAGAGGAATCCCTGAAGCAAGAAATGGGCAGTGAGCAAGTTGAATAAGCAGACAACAATTGTAGCATGCTTGAAGCTTAGCCATCTTAATTTCCATCATCAACCCCTTCAATTGACTCCCACAGGACTCTGTTTCTTTTGCCTCTTCACCGTTTGTTTCTGTTTCCCTGCTCCTCACAACCTTGCAACAAAAGGAATGCGCTCGTACCTTGGAAGTTTTGGAAAATTGCATAAGAACCTTGCTGAAAATTAATACCCCGTTTGGATTGTGCTTTCgggaaatttttccaaaaaaaatctaCACTACTTGTACTTTTAAGGATGCAATATGTATATAAGATAAGTATACAGATAAAAGGATCATTAAGTATTCACGAAAATTATagaaattttttctaaaaaatcacaatccatTTAAAGCGAATCTTCTTCCATTTCATTTAAAATGTTATGTCTTGGATATTTATTAAAGCTAGGGAAGGATTGGATTCGATTGGGTGATAAAGTGGTAGGGAAAAAAAtacccaaatttaaattttgaattttagaaGGTAAATTTGTAAGCAAAAGTACTAATATTACAATCAAtccactatttttaaaaaattcgaATCTAACATTGCAATTGTTCCACTATTCTTAAAATGTTAGAATACTAaaacgccaaaaaaaaaaatacattttttttgaaacaaaggGAGTAGTCAAGTGTAATTGTAAAAATGATTTTCAATTCTAGCTTTAGTTACCGACTTATAAAACTATTACTATTGTTccaccattttttctttttcctttttgaaatTTGAGGATTTGTAATTAAATTTCTATTATAAAACTATAGCACCAAATGCATCCTATGCCACCTAAAACTAGCAgcctcttatttttattttggtaaGACAACACATTTCTGGCAATTTTTCACTTTGAACTTAGTCCCTCGTATTACCTTTTCAGAAGACCAGaacaaaaaaaaccaaaagatagtactttggataagagtttatttgaatgatttatttgaaatatttactgtagcactttttgtgatgtgatgtatgtgagataaaaagataattaggaTTTGTGAGAATAAATTTTGCAAACCAAATTATCtttgtccaaacaaactcactGTAGTGATTGATAGCAAAGAATGAAAGCATGGGCGGGCCAATTGAGGTACAAGAGGAAGTTTTCATTCCAATAAAAAGGACAGTAGCTGAAGAGATGAAGAGAAACCAGAACTACAGATTTCATTTCACTGTCATCCAAGCAGCTTTTGCAAGCAAAAAACCAATGAAACAGCATTGAATGCTGCCAGAACTTACTAGCAATCTGAAATCCGAAGAGTCATCAACATCTTTCATCTATaggaataaaaaaattaaaaacagaaCTCTGCATTTACAAAtgttacaaaaatttgcccccCTTGTTCTCTTTTTTTGATCTTTCAAAGATAAAAAGCACATAAAATGAACTACAACCCACGGTACAACCATTACAGTATCTGTACAGACATCCCATACATACAAACTAAGACTAGGAAATCATATAGTCATGCAAAATATTTATCAGCTAGTCATCCCATACACCCTTTGGCAAGACATGCTAGTGCAAAAGGCCCCTTTAAAGGCAGCAAAATACCCCTTGCAGCAGTCAACCCCAACAGGAGATCTGTTTAATCATATTTCTTTATAGTATTCATACCCTATCCAATAATTTGCAGATTCAAAACAGCAAGCGACAGGAGTTAAGGAGAAGTCAACATTCTCAAGACAGTTCAGGATAACAGCAATGAAGATGCTTGTGCCGGTCAGAACCCTGGTACACAAAACAAGTTACAGTACTGTTGCTTTACATGGTAAAATTCCATCTGCAAGCCAAAAAAGAAAGCATCAGCAAACAGAAATTATGCCCAAACTTATTTTCAATAACATATTCATCTACTGTACATTCGGTAACTATTTATCTCATATGTAGATTGGAACGACGTAAATATACAACCATAAAATCCAACAACCACTAAAGGGCCCATTTGGTAttcatagtgaaattactaagAAATAAAAATCTTCAATGAAAAGTATCATTTCAAGACAAAACTAACACCTGCGTGATACGCAAGAAAAGCCAAGTGCATCAACATCAAACCTCAAGAGGATGGCAGAAAGAAACAGAGCTGAAAGAAAGCAACAGTAAAGCAGAGAACCatcaaaattgcaaaataatCTAATTACAGGTACATTTATTTGCACAGTAGAAAGT
This Coffea arabica cultivar ET-39 chromosome 3e, Coffea Arabica ET-39 HiFi, whole genome shotgun sequence DNA region includes the following protein-coding sequences:
- the LOC140038789 gene encoding uncharacterized protein, translating into MGSLIPIEDLDLRLGPSSSISASIRDPLAPSSSISASIPNPLIIPRKEPTLEPLDELLDEPPVAHYQTPLPFYVNPPSNLNSSSTFTITPSPTIPITPATPSATANNQEPVPSSFNDSLNVYSEFYRLTGLFGNAFAEGEERNGEVAEFEDSEIPRAILPLNSENENQLLNAVVSRRKYSQSILGI
- the LOC113736235 gene encoding histone-lysine N-methyltransferase family member SUVH2-like, giving the protein MLYDAIRVLAIAEDEKHRGDLVPHRRTRGDLKAAALLKQRGLWLNCDRRIVGTIPGVEIGDLFFFRMELCVIGLHGRARAGIDYLSASQGSNGEPIATSVIVSGGYEDDVDTGDEIIYTGHGGQDKQNRQCTNQKLECGNLALERSMYYGIEVRVIRGFKYEGSVSGKVYVYDGLYRVVTCWFDVGKSGFGVFKYKLARIENQPEMGSSILRFAQTLRTRPLEARPKGYVSLDLSMKNEKVPVFLFNDVDNNNAPVFYEYLLSTVFPLHVYKHGKNGTGCDCVGDCFDGCFCAVKNGGDFAYEENGILLKGKPVIFECGPDCRCPATCRNRVSQRGVRNRLEVFRSRKTGWGVRSLDLIQAGAFICEFAGIVLTREQAQIFTMNGDSLVYPSRFPDRWAEWGDLTDIFPDYKRPEYPSIPPLDFAMDVSRLRNVACYISHNSNPNALVQPVLYDHDNVSFPHLMLFAMENIPPLREISLDYGIADEWTGKLPMYDK